A stretch of Petrotoga olearia DSM 13574 DNA encodes these proteins:
- a CDS encoding NAD(P)H-dependent glycerol-3-phosphate dehydrogenase, giving the protein MSHITVLGAGSWGTAIAKHLVSNHQKVTIWDRDKKLLQEIKKGINPRYLSNVKLPTKEIKVEGSINESLENAQIVIIAIPVQHISEVLSKIHKDSLKNKDVIFVNLSKGMEITSQKIPSKIFEEYLPGFNYCTLSGPSHAEEVAEMVPTSVVAAGRDSKVNKYIQEIFSNETFRVYTNNDLIGVEISGAIKNIYAIGAGIIDGFGKWDNTKAALITRSLVEIIRYGTYYGGNKETFMGLAGIGDLVVTCTSSHSRNRYVGEMLSKGMSLKTILEQMAMVAEGVYTAKAVYNDAKEKEIEMPIANKIYQVLYEGVDPKTAIYKLMTRDLKSEFFN; this is encoded by the coding sequence ATGTCTCATATAACGGTTTTGGGAGCAGGTAGTTGGGGAACCGCTATAGCGAAGCATTTGGTTAGTAACCATCAAAAAGTAACAATTTGGGATAGAGACAAAAAGCTCTTACAAGAAATAAAAAAGGGAATTAATCCTCGGTATTTGTCCAACGTAAAACTTCCTACAAAAGAAATAAAGGTTGAGGGTAGTATAAACGAAAGTTTAGAAAATGCACAAATTGTAATTATAGCTATCCCTGTTCAGCATATATCCGAGGTGTTAAGTAAAATTCACAAAGATTCTCTTAAAAATAAAGATGTTATTTTTGTCAATCTATCAAAAGGGATGGAAATTACTAGTCAAAAAATACCCAGTAAAATTTTTGAGGAATACCTTCCAGGGTTTAACTACTGTACACTAAGTGGTCCCAGTCATGCAGAAGAAGTAGCGGAAATGGTGCCTACGTCAGTTGTTGCTGCCGGTAGAGACAGTAAGGTCAACAAATATATACAGGAAATTTTTAGCAATGAAACTTTTAGGGTGTATACTAACAATGACTTAATAGGAGTAGAAATCAGCGGTGCTATAAAAAATATCTATGCAATAGGTGCGGGTATAATAGATGGGTTTGGAAAATGGGATAACACAAAAGCCGCTCTAATCACCCGTTCTTTGGTTGAAATTATTAGGTATGGAACGTATTATGGAGGAAATAAAGAAACGTTCATGGGATTAGCGGGGATTGGAGATCTTGTTGTAACTTGTACTAGCTCACATAGCAGAAATAGATACGTTGGAGAAATGCTTTCAAAAGGTATGAGCTTAAAAACAATTTTAGAGCAGATGGCGATGGTTGCAGAAGGGGTTTACACTGCTAAAGCTGTGTATAACGACGCAAAAGAAAAAGAAATTGAAATGCCCATAGCTAACAAAATTTATCAAGTACTATATGAAGGTGTAGATCCGAAAACAGCTATTTATAAATTAATGACAAGGGATTTGAAATCAGAATTTTTTAATTGA